A single genomic interval of Oryza sativa Japonica Group chromosome 7, ASM3414082v1 harbors:
- the LOC4342580 gene encoding small ribosomal subunit protein uS19 — translation MADVEVETEVAAGAQPKKRTFRKYSYRGVDLDALLDMSTDDLVQLFPARARRRFQRGLKRKPMALIKKLRKAKKDAPAGEKPEPVRTHLRNMIIVPEMIGSIVGVYNGKTFNQVEIKPEMIGHYLAEFSISYKPVKHGRPGIGATHSSRFIPLK, via the exons ATG GCGGACGTCGAAGTCGAgacggaggtcgccgccggcgcacaGCCAAAGAAGAGGACGTTCCGCAAGTACAGCTACCGCGGCGTCGACCTCGACGCGCTCCTCGACATGTCCACCGATGACCTCGTCCAGCTCTTCCCCGCGCGCGCCCGCAGAAG GTTCCAGAGGGGTCTGAAGAGGAAGCCCATGGCGCTCATCAAGAAGCTGCGCAAGGCG AAAAAGGATGCCCCTGCTGGCGAGAAGCCAGAGCCAGTGAGGACCCACCTCCGCAACATGATCATTGTCCCTGAGATGATCGGAAGCATCGTCGGTGTCTACAATGGCAAGACCTTCAACCAGGTTGAGATTAAGCCTGAGATGATTGGTCACTACCTTGCGGAGTTCTCCATCTCCTACAAGCCGGTTAAGCACGGTAGGCCCGGTATTGGTGCCACCCACTCCTCTCGGTTCATCCCTCTCAAATGA
- the LOC4342579 gene encoding uncharacterized LOC4342579 has product MAPAAAKASDLYREETDRDDDDDDVGLAVILPDAWELPRRRVLRNVFRRLPRNPDFDGATFLSKPWLALAVDGHNVVAEPQRLMPGLLLPEEMALDPASRAFLSLADGRFHDIAFPHARGARCVGSSRGWLVMLREGPEGVVGAAATATVHVIHPLLPHLEFRLPDEFSLFEIHAAADLEEHVVRLPLSKEARLRAGLPLAERLQRVYKPDEKNYPYITMVALSCSPAGSDDDDCVALCVYLCGRCLAIARPGDASWARVEVGWEYMEPTEYNRKFVSVVHLNGSFYAACYDGTVLRVTIPPAGSSSSSASTPPRVEKFADRPYRSKWSMWRSRWWLADDGAGSLVFIGTERCLNPSDDERYLSVFRWDAELRFWRRPKSFGGRALFLSAGTAFFADARILPWCAGDCIYFTDDESVVTGENVTVRCYDMRSRKLYFVEDAGAKVALAPPVWVMPFHE; this is encoded by the coding sequence atggcgcccgcggcggcgaaggcgtcgGATCTGTACCGTGAGGAGACcgaccgcgacgacgacgacgacgacgtcggcctCGCCGTCATCCTCCCCGACGCCTGGGAGCTCCCCAGGCGCCGCGTCCTGCGCAACGtcttccgccgcctcccgcgcaaCCCGGACTTCGACGGCGCCACCTTCCTCTCCAAGCCATGGCTCGCGCTCGCCGTGGACGGGCACAACGTCGTCGCCGAGCCGCAGCGGCTCATGCCGGGGCTGCTGCTTCCGGAGGAGATGGCGCTCGACCCGGCCTCCCGCGCCTTCCTCAGCCTCGCCGACGGGCGCTTCCACGACATCGCCTTCCCCCACGCCCGCGGCGCGCGCTGCGTCGGGAGCTCCCGCGGATGGCTCGTGATGCTCCGGGAGGGCCCCGAGGGAGTCGTcggcgccgcggccaccgcAACTGTACATGTCATCCACCCGCTGCTTCCGCACCTCGAGTTCCGCCTCCCCGACGAGTTCTCCCTCTTCGAGATCCATGCCGCCGCGGACTTGGAGGAGCACGTCGTGCGGTTGCCACTATCGAAGGAGGCGCGCCTCCGTGCCGGCCTCCCCCTGGCTGAGAGGCTGCAGCGCGTGTACAAGCCCGACGAGAAGAACTACCCCTACATCACCATGGTCGCGCTCTCGTGCAGCCCCGCcggctccgacgacgacgactgcgtCGCGCTCTGCGTCTACCTCTGCGGCCGCTGCCTCGCCATCGCGCGCCCCGGGGACGCgtcgtgggcgcgcgtcgaggtgGGCTGGGAGTACATGGAGCCGACAGAGTACAACCGCAAGTTCGTGAGCGTGGTCCACCTCAACGGCAGCTTCTACGCGGCGTGCTACGACGGCACGGTGCTGCGCGTCACCATCCCGCCggcgggcagcagcagcagcagcgcgtcGACCCCTCCTCGGGTGGAGAAGTTCGCGGACAGGCCTTACAGATCGAAGTGGTCCATGTGGAGATCGCGGTGGTggctcgccgacgacggcgcagGCTCTCTGGTGTTCATCGGGACTGAGCGCTGCCTGAATCCCTCGGACGACGAAAGGTACCTCTCCGTGTTCCGGTGGGACGCCGAGCTGCGGTTCTGGCGCCGGCCCAAGAGCTTCGGCGGCCGCGCGCTGTTCCTCAGCGCCGGCACGGCGTTCTTCGCCGACGCGAGGATCCTGCCGTGGTGCGCCGGCGACTGCATCTACTTCACCGACGACGAGAGCGTGGTCACCGGGGAGAACGTCACCGTGAGATGCTACGACATGCGCAGCCGGAAGCTCTACTTCGTGGAAGACGCTGGGGCCAAGGTGGCGCTGGCCCCACCTGTCTGGGTCATGCCGTTCCATGAATAG